AAAGCCTCTGTCTAGTACTTCTTTGGCAGTTTCTTCGTTATTGTGATCGACGATTACTTGAGAAGGATCTAAACCATGTTCTAAACAGACATCCATACTGACAGATGTACCCGCTTTTTTATCCCGATGGGGTGTGTGGATCATTACGGGTAAATTTAATTCTTTAGCTAACTCTAACTGAAGGCGGAAATACTTGTCTTCTGCTGGAGTCATATCGTCATAACCAATTTCACCAATGGCTACCACCCCTTCTTTGCAAGCATACAAAGGCAAGATTTGCATTACCGCTTCTGCTAAAGCTTCGTTGTTGGCTTCTTTGGAATTCAAACCAATCGTGCAGTAGTGTTTAATGCCAAATTGACTAGCGCGGAATCTTTCCCAACCAACCAAAGAACTTAGATAATCTTGATAAGTATCGACGCTAGTGCGGGGTTGTCCTAACCAGAAAGCTGGTTCAATTATCGCTACTATTCCCGCCTTCGCCATGGCTTGATAGTCATCAGTAGTTCTAGCAGTCATGTGGATATGAGGGTCTATCAGCATCATATTATTGTTTTGCATTGGTTTAGTTATTTTTTATAATGAAGGTCTAATCTGAATTAAAAATTGCCCTGAAGCCTAGGTTGTACTTTATCTAGATATATGTTTTTCTTACCTTAAATTAACTAATTACAGATGTAAGTGATCTCAATTTGCACAATGCGTATTAGTTGAAATTTCAGCTCTAAAAGAATAAATTCATTTTCGTGCTCGCGCTCAAAATTAAACTAAATTAAACTAATTAAGGCAATTGAGAGCCTAATTTAAGTTCAGCGACAGCTTCAGATTTAAAAGGCATGACCAACTCCCAAAGTTCAGGACTAACCGTTCTATTTGCTGCCAATCTTTCACAAGCATAGTCAATTAGCATTTGGGATAATTGCTGGTTGTTACGAAATTCTAAACCGTAAATAAGATGTAGAGGACTACCAACAAATAAAGCTTTGAGAACCATCTGATTCCAGGCTAATTCCTCCAAATATTTAGCAGGGT
This genomic window from Coleofasciculaceae cyanobacterium contains:
- a CDS encoding TatD family hydrolase gives rise to the protein MQNNNMMLIDPHIHMTARTTDDYQAMAKAGIVAIIEPAFWLGQPRTSVDTYQDYLSSLVGWERFRASQFGIKHYCTIGLNSKEANNEALAEAVMQILPLYACKEGVVAIGEIGYDDMTPAEDKYFRLQLELAKELNLPVMIHTPHRDKKAGTSVSMDVCLEHGLDPSQVIVDHNNEETAKEVLDRGFWAGFTIYPNTKMGNERMVEVVRTYGCDRIIVDSSADWGVSDPLAVPKTAQLMALRGIPENQIKAVCYQNALTAYGQSGQIKESDWLNSTPIDQRELYSGNSVLRGQQPLVESNPEKSMVIA